One Simonsiella muelleri ATCC 29453 DNA window includes the following coding sequences:
- a CDS encoding phage tail tape measure protein, with protein MSQSNITAGIQITANVDGIQEINNLSQAVDDASEQVQEMQRIAAAKTTLGLDVDDHARAEIQKLDKAFDDLKRSGGLSQAELARAAQLHAQKVGELEQSLKRTKPSLADMTNGIQGLVGAGGGLAYVTNEAIKFESAMAQVKKVTDATPEQINALSGSLKEMAGQLGMMPDELAQIAAAGGQMGLAFDKLPQFTQMTAQMANAFGISADAAGEMSAKISNVYGLQINEMAELGDAINALGNTTAAKEKEIGEVLMRMGGNAKQFGLLKEEAAALAATFVSLGKSPEEAGTAINALLSKLQNAKIGTNDFKDGLNALGLSAEEMAANIATNPQRALDDFLQRLDKLDKQARSEILGQMFGAEYSDDLALLTGSLKTYTEAVATATDHTKNFGAMQREADAALNTTEGKMNQAKAEIASAAIELGNTLLPIIQLTANVIGDVAKAVTSVSEQYPVLSQMAVLFLGAKMASEGLSASLKLLGVDSETSFGNTKKSLSELKKELKDAAQAAKEVGRDIKNAVKGNLDDMSNNNNAIKKLSGSLKEMAAIAAEAFAAFEVGHGMGTWLYENVGFAQNLGDNMAKVIAYMDAMVTDRTFEDVNREFRTTNELARELEKNQKAAAQAAEKRKATEAQAAEAQKAKLAELRAEYSKIQQKYDEVSGNLKKMVDDGKANTQAYRDLSAEQALLAGKLMQSQLALKDFSDNNTANTAQTQAALNNLGVTAEQLSGNLSKAASASIADFATAAASIGNHAEQMATVFQAAVEKMDSPEALFALKNSLSEAGAKAGLTADEINQIAALAPQVGLGLAQISKPLGDAEAAATALGVSLENALLLGTTGAMTTALGHFDKLTAQLDGLKQNGINTGMVLRESLSKLTDTAQSEGDIDALKFKINQLGETGKLSMQDVERAILAADQKLNQLKQNTDPTAQAFESLGIQTRESLRLAGEESRQAFELVKNSGQATAADIQAAFAKTAQSMLASGDAQQQAWVQSQAAAYNYAVTVDATGKASLQAAAQTQQAADTQIQAHQQVTQAATESAQAQSQAAKAVVENVENVGKAAEFSQHKMSDLGSKVHETLKKMGAYATFGTASWANTLRSVQDMYININQTVQRLNEETENGGNIAEHLARAELMAANNARKLDKTTLNNLHQAIDKARQKMQQLADEAANARREAEKELLRAQGRDGDVQKLEQQEKLNALKRKQAQAQKTGNRQAQDDYAAAIAAQQAAYQAQAEREAEQERERQQQQREAEQQRLQQQREAEQQRQQQERERLQREAEQMRFRLPENKVDLSDMDWRGMQFDFSGVTEALAARDNQIKQQIPNLIKELMPQIAQELIKQIQKDNKRTS; from the coding sequence ATGTCGCAATCCAATATCACAGCAGGTATTCAGATTACCGCGAACGTGGACGGTATTCAAGAAATCAACAATTTGAGTCAAGCGGTTGATGATGCCAGCGAACAAGTACAAGAAATGCAGCGCATCGCCGCAGCCAAAACCACACTGGGCTTGGACGTGGACGACCATGCACGCGCAGAAATTCAAAAATTAGACAAAGCATTTGATGATTTGAAGCGCAGCGGTGGCTTATCGCAAGCCGAATTGGCGCGTGCTGCTCAATTGCACGCGCAAAAAGTGGGCGAATTAGAGCAAAGTTTGAAAAGAACCAAGCCATCATTAGCTGATATGACCAATGGCATTCAAGGTTTGGTGGGGGCTGGCGGTGGTTTGGCGTATGTAACCAACGAAGCGATTAAATTTGAAAGCGCAATGGCGCAAGTCAAAAAAGTAACCGATGCCACGCCCGAGCAAATTAACGCGCTTTCAGGCAGCCTCAAAGAAATGGCAGGACAATTGGGCATGATGCCCGATGAATTGGCGCAAATCGCGGCGGCTGGTGGGCAAATGGGTTTGGCGTTTGACAAGCTGCCGCAGTTTACCCAAATGACCGCGCAAATGGCAAATGCCTTTGGCATCAGCGCGGACGCGGCTGGCGAAATGTCCGCTAAAATCAGCAATGTATACGGCTTGCAAATCAACGAAATGGCAGAGTTGGGCGATGCCATCAATGCACTGGGCAACACCACTGCCGCCAAAGAAAAAGAAATTGGCGAAGTGTTGATGCGAATGGGCGGTAATGCCAAGCAATTTGGCTTGCTCAAAGAAGAAGCGGCGGCGTTGGCGGCGACTTTTGTCAGCTTAGGCAAATCGCCCGAAGAGGCTGGCACGGCAATTAATGCGTTATTGTCTAAATTGCAGAACGCCAAAATCGGCACGAATGACTTCAAAGACGGTTTGAACGCGTTGGGTTTATCGGCTGAAGAAATGGCTGCCAACATCGCCACCAACCCACAACGCGCCCTAGATGATTTTTTGCAACGTCTTGATAAATTAGACAAACAAGCGCGTAGTGAGATTTTAGGGCAGATGTTTGGTGCGGAATATTCTGATGATTTGGCGTTGCTCACAGGCAGCCTGAAAACCTATACCGAAGCGGTCGCCACTGCCACCGACCACACCAAAAATTTTGGCGCAATGCAACGAGAAGCCGACGCTGCACTCAACACCACCGAAGGCAAAATGAATCAAGCCAAAGCCGAAATTGCCAGTGCCGCCATTGAGTTGGGTAATACCTTGCTGCCGATTATTCAATTGACTGCGAATGTCATAGGCGATGTCGCCAAAGCGGTTACGTCAGTATCAGAGCAATATCCCGTTTTGAGTCAAATGGCGGTGTTGTTTTTGGGCGCGAAAATGGCGAGTGAGGGCTTGAGTGCGTCCTTGAAACTGTTGGGCGTGGACAGTGAGACCAGTTTTGGCAACACCAAAAAATCATTATCCGAACTCAAAAAAGAGTTGAAAGACGCAGCACAAGCCGCTAAAGAAGTCGGACGCGACATTAAAAACGCAGTCAAAGGCAATTTAGACGATATGTCCAATAATAACAACGCCATCAAAAAACTTTCAGGCAGCCTCAAAGAAATGGCAGCCATTGCTGCTGAAGCCTTTGCAGCGTTTGAAGTTGGGCATGGCATGGGGACTTGGTTGTATGAAAATGTTGGGTTTGCGCAAAATTTAGGCGACAACATGGCAAAAGTCATTGCGTATATGGACGCGATGGTAACCGACCGTACGTTTGAAGATGTGAACCGTGAATTTCGCACCACCAACGAATTAGCACGTGAATTAGAAAAAAATCAAAAAGCCGCCGCCCAAGCAGCTGAAAAACGCAAAGCCACTGAAGCCCAAGCGGCTGAAGCACAAAAAGCCAAATTAGCCGAATTACGCGCAGAATACAGCAAAATTCAGCAAAAATACGATGAAGTTTCAGGCAACCTGAAAAAAATGGTAGATGATGGCAAAGCCAATACCCAAGCCTATCGCGACCTATCTGCCGAACAAGCCTTGCTGGCTGGCAAATTGATGCAAAGCCAACTGGCACTTAAAGACTTCAGCGACAACAACACCGCCAACACCGCACAAACTCAAGCAGCTTTAAACAATCTAGGCGTAACAGCGGAGCAGCTTTCAGGCAATCTATCCAAAGCAGCCAGCGCAAGTATTGCTGATTTTGCCACCGCAGCTGCCAGTATTGGCAATCATGCCGAGCAAATGGCAACCGTGTTTCAGGCAGCCGTAGAAAAAATGGACTCGCCCGAAGCCTTGTTCGCGCTCAAAAATAGCCTGTCCGAAGCAGGCGCAAAAGCAGGTTTAACCGCTGATGAGATTAATCAAATCGCTGCCCTTGCGCCACAAGTGGGACTGGGTTTGGCGCAAATCAGCAAACCGTTGGGCGATGCCGAAGCCGCCGCCACCGCGCTGGGTGTGAGTTTAGAGAATGCCTTGTTGTTAGGCACAACAGGCGCAATGACCACTGCACTGGGTCATTTTGACAAACTAACCGCGCAACTGGACGGCTTGAAACAAAACGGTATCAACACAGGCATGGTGTTACGCGAAAGTTTGAGCAAACTAACCGATACCGCGCAGTCTGAAGGCGATATTGACGCGTTGAAATTTAAAATCAATCAGTTGGGTGAGACAGGCAAACTGTCCATGCAAGACGTGGAACGCGCTATTTTGGCAGCCGACCAAAAATTGAATCAATTGAAACAAAATACCGACCCCACCGCACAAGCTTTTGAATCATTGGGTATTCAAACGCGTGAAAGTTTGCGCTTGGCTGGCGAAGAGAGCCGCCAAGCATTTGAATTGGTCAAAAACAGCGGTCAGGCTACGGCGGCGGATATTCAGGCTGCCTTTGCCAAAACCGCGCAATCCATGCTGGCAAGTGGCGATGCCCAACAACAAGCATGGGTTCAATCACAAGCCGCCGCCTACAACTATGCGGTAACGGTTGATGCGACAGGCAAAGCCAGTCTTCAGGCAGCCGCGCAAACCCAACAAGCAGCCGATACGCAAATTCAAGCACATCAACAAGTTACCCAAGCGGCGACCGAATCCGCACAAGCGCAAAGCCAAGCCGCCAAAGCAGTTGTGGAAAATGTGGAAAACGTGGGCAAGGCAGCCGAATTCAGCCAGCATAAAATGTCGGATTTAGGCTCAAAAGTCCATGAAACGCTTAAGAAAATGGGCGCGTATGCCACGTTTGGCACGGCTTCATGGGCTAACACGCTGCGTAGCGTACAGGATATGTACATCAACATCAATCAAACCGTCCAACGTTTGAACGAAGAAACCGAAAACGGCGGCAACATCGCCGAACATTTGGCACGCGCCGAACTCATGGCAGCCAATAACGCTAGAAAATTAGACAAAACCACGTTGAATAATTTACACCAAGCGATTGATAAAGCGCGTCAAAAAATGCAACAACTGGCAGACGAAGCCGCCAACGCACGCAGAGAAGCCGAGAAAGAATTGCTCCGCGCACAAGGTCGTGATGGCGATGTGCAAAAATTAGAGCAACAAGAGAAACTAAATGCGCTCAAGCGAAAACAAGCCCAAGCGCAAAAAACAGGCAACCGCCAAGCGCAAGACGATTACGCGGCTGCCATTGCTGCCCAACAAGCCGCTTACCAAGCCCAAGCCGAGCGTGAAGCCGAACAAGAACGTGAACGCCAACAACAACAGCGCGAAGCCGAACAACAGCGTTTGCAGCAACAACGTGAAGCCGAACAGCAACGCCAACAGCAAGAACGCGAACGTTTGCAGCGCGAAGCCGAACAAATGCGGTTCAGGCTGCCTGAAAACAAGGTGGATTTAAGCGACATGGATTGGCGTGGTATGCAATTTGATTTTAGTGGTGTAACCGAAGCACTGGCAGCGCGTGATAACCAAATTAAACAGCAAATCCCAAATTTAATTAAAGAGTTAATGCCACAAATCGCCCAAGAACTCATTAAACAAATTCAAAAAGATAACAAACGAACCTCTTAA